A window of the Terriglobia bacterium genome harbors these coding sequences:
- a CDS encoding ABC transporter permease, which produces MKGKRGGDVEKLRWRRRQLLPDLRLALQNLGVRKLRSLLTMLGMIFGVAAVVSMLSIGAGAQQQVLAFIEQLGVRNLIIEAKDVTDSQELVRTRKISPGLSFKDLRVIRANVGDLTASTPRKRFAPSSMLPKPRQDMPGVYGVAPEYQDIAGLRLIAGRFFDKGDNDRVAAVCVLGGGAKANLFLQKEAVGEYIKVNEQWFRVVGVLGAQLTAQSELSGLKSQDLNNLIYAPIDSVIYRLEDNKSSLRDEVDGLYLQLAKTADSSVVGDVVRGILNASHRNAGDFSLVVPAELLAEQKRTQRIFEMVMTAIASISLLVGGIGIMNIMLASILERTHEIGVRRAVGARKRDVLRQFLVEAILISFVGGLLGIGCGFGISRLVAVMAGWSTIVTLNSILLAFMVSVSVGLIFGIYPAVKAARLDPVEALRYE; this is translated from the coding sequence ATGAAAGGCAAACGCGGAGGGGATGTGGAAAAACTCCGATGGCGGAGAAGACAGCTGCTGCCGGATCTGCGCCTGGCCTTGCAGAATCTGGGCGTGCGCAAACTCCGTTCACTACTCACTATGCTGGGCATGATTTTCGGCGTTGCAGCGGTAGTTTCGATGCTGTCGATTGGCGCCGGCGCGCAACAGCAGGTTTTGGCCTTTATCGAGCAGCTCGGTGTGCGCAACCTGATCATCGAGGCCAAGGATGTGACCGATTCCCAGGAACTGGTCAGAACGCGGAAGATTTCCCCGGGCCTCTCGTTCAAGGATCTCAGGGTGATCCGCGCCAATGTCGGTGATCTGACGGCCTCAACCCCGCGCAAGCGCTTCGCTCCATCCAGCATGCTCCCCAAGCCGCGGCAGGACATGCCCGGCGTCTACGGCGTGGCCCCTGAATATCAGGATATTGCAGGGCTGAGACTGATCGCGGGGCGCTTTTTTGACAAGGGCGATAATGATCGTGTGGCGGCGGTCTGTGTCCTGGGGGGGGGCGCGAAGGCGAATCTTTTCCTCCAGAAAGAGGCCGTGGGGGAGTACATCAAGGTCAACGAGCAGTGGTTCCGGGTGGTCGGAGTCCTGGGAGCCCAGCTGACCGCGCAAAGTGAGCTCTCCGGCTTGAAATCGCAGGATTTGAACAACCTCATCTACGCGCCGATCGACAGTGTCATCTATCGCCTGGAAGACAATAAGAGCTCCCTGAGGGATGAAGTCGACGGCCTCTATCTCCAGCTGGCCAAGACTGCCGACAGCAGCGTGGTCGGGGATGTCGTGCGCGGCATCCTGAATGCCTCGCATCGCAATGCCGGCGATTTCAGCCTGGTCGTCCCCGCAGAGTTGCTTGCCGAGCAGAAGCGCACGCAGCGCATCTTCGAAATGGTCATGACTGCGATTGCCTCGATTTCGCTCCTGGTGGGCGGGATCGGCATCATGAACATCATGCTGGCCAGCATCCTCGAGCGTACCCACGAGATTGGCGTGCGCCGGGCCGTGGGAGCACGCAAACGCGACGTTCTGCGCCAGTTCCTGGTGGAAGCCATCCTGATATCATTTGTCGGCGGCCTGCTCGGGATCGGCTGCGGGTTCGGCATTTCGCGCCTCGTGGCCGTGATGGCAGGCTGGTCGACGATCGTGACCCTGAACTCCATCCTTCTGGCGTTCATGGTTTCGGTCTCGGTCGGCTTGATCTTCGGCATTTATCCGGCGGTCAAAGCCGCCCGTCTCGATCCCGTCGAAGCCCTGCGCTACGAATGA
- a CDS encoding PLP-dependent aminotransferase family protein, producing the protein METLWSQRYALRTRRMQSSVVRELLKLTEKPNLISFAGGLPAPEIFPVEEFREAAERVLMQSGPQSLQYSTTEGCPRLREMIARHTARYGIIIQPENILITSGSQQALDLIGKVFLNSGDRIAVERPTYLGALQAWNAYQAQFLGVAMDDEGMQTDELESVLRSGPKFLYALPNFQNPTGVTMSLKRREILIDMADHFGVPIIEDDPYGQLRYDGEHLPSLNVLDARARDGKPFSGNVIYLSTFSKILAPGLRLAWVVAPAEVIQKLVQAKQGTDLHTGTFVQMVAYEIARGGFLDKHVQHIRSVYGARRDAILAALQRHMPAGVRWTKPQGGLFIWAVLPEYLNATDLLKEAIDELVAFVPGTPFYDDGSGQNTMRLNFSNATPEKIEEGMARLGVVIKRALERQPEMSPQKA; encoded by the coding sequence ATGGAGACCCTATGGTCCCAGCGCTATGCGCTGCGGACACGACGGATGCAAAGCTCAGTCGTGCGGGAGCTGTTAAAGCTGACCGAAAAGCCCAACTTGATATCTTTTGCGGGAGGGTTGCCCGCTCCGGAAATATTTCCGGTGGAGGAATTTCGAGAAGCTGCAGAACGCGTGCTCATGCAGTCCGGCCCCCAGTCGCTGCAGTACAGCACGACCGAAGGCTGTCCGCGCCTGCGCGAGATGATCGCCAGGCATACCGCCCGCTATGGCATCATAATTCAGCCGGAAAACATACTGATCACCAGCGGATCCCAGCAGGCGCTCGATCTGATCGGAAAAGTATTCCTGAACTCTGGCGATCGTATCGCGGTGGAGCGGCCCACCTACTTGGGAGCACTGCAGGCGTGGAATGCCTATCAGGCCCAGTTTCTGGGGGTTGCTATGGACGACGAAGGGATGCAGACCGATGAGCTCGAGTCCGTACTTCGCTCCGGCCCCAAATTCCTCTACGCTCTTCCCAATTTTCAGAACCCGACCGGCGTGACGATGTCGCTCAAACGACGCGAAATCCTCATCGACATGGCCGACCATTTCGGCGTGCCGATCATCGAAGATGATCCCTACGGCCAGTTGCGCTATGATGGCGAACATCTCCCCTCCCTGAACGTGCTGGACGCCCGCGCCCGCGACGGCAAGCCGTTCAGCGGCAATGTCATCTACCTCAGCACCTTCTCCAAGATTCTGGCGCCCGGACTGCGGCTCGCCTGGGTTGTGGCTCCTGCCGAGGTCATTCAAAAGCTGGTTCAGGCAAAGCAGGGAACGGATCTGCATACCGGCACATTCGTGCAGATGGTTGCCTACGAGATCGCACGCGGCGGCTTCCTCGATAAGCATGTGCAGCACATCCGTTCCGTCTATGGCGCGCGGCGCGATGCCATTCTGGCTGCCCTCCAGAGACACATGCCGGCAGGGGTGCGCTGGACAAAACCTCAAGGGGGTCTTTTCATCTGGGCCGTCCTTCCCGAATACCTCAATGCCACGGATCTTCTTAAGGAAGCGATTGACGAGCTGGTTGCGTTCGTGCCGGGCACGCCTTTCTATGACGATGGCTCGGGGCAAAATACCATGCGCCTGAACTTTTCGAACGCCACTCCGGAAAAAATCGAAGAAGGTATGGCGCGCCTGGGGGTCGTGATCAAGCGCGCTCTGGAGCGCCAGCCGGAGATGAGCCCACAGAAAGCGTGA
- a CDS encoding DUF423 domain-containing protein produces the protein MERTFAVVGALSAFMAVAAGAFGVHSLRQKLPPDMLAIFETATRYQIYHAFALLAVAWAVGRWPGSILQFSGWCFVAGTVLFSGSLYTMALSGDRSLGAITPMGGAAFLLGWLAFAWGVGRPGS, from the coding sequence ATGGAGAGAACCTTCGCAGTTGTCGGCGCCCTGTCCGCTTTCATGGCGGTGGCCGCCGGAGCCTTCGGGGTACACAGTTTGCGCCAGAAACTCCCGCCAGACATGCTGGCCATCTTTGAAACCGCAACGCGTTATCAGATCTATCACGCGTTCGCCCTGTTGGCGGTCGCCTGGGCGGTTGGGCGCTGGCCCGGATCCATCCTGCAATTCTCCGGCTGGTGCTTTGTGGCCGGGACCGTGCTTTTTTCAGGCAGTCTGTACACAATGGCCCTGAGCGGCGACCGCTCCCTGGGAGCGATCACACCCATGGGTGGTGCGGCTTTCCTGCTTGGCTGGCTTGCTTTCGCGTGGGGCGTGGGGAGGCCCGGTTCCTAG
- a CDS encoding biotin/lipoyl-binding protein, protein MKTYSHTPGLEDRAFGMSARGTLVLKITLVVLALGMSAACTMIASLTNLKKAGLVIPTVRVVREPVEVKVYTVGELRPALTAMIVAPPVAGGTLQIIHIVKTGTRVNEGDVVVEFDPSEQEYNLEQAQSQLDEADQQIKKMKANQAVRVAQEGVTLLSAQFSVRRAELAVKGNELLGAIEAKKNLINLEEAKRRLEQLQRDVKSRASSDQADLAVQMVARTKSQLGMKLAQQNIDNMTLRAPINGVVVLGQNLEALMSASGGISISSATEIPEFREGDQAYPGRLIAQIQDAEQMEIQSKVTENDRGSLNPGQPIEAWVDSRPLKNYSGKIKSLALSASSSSSSYLDYLEALSTRSFDATFELDPNGEQLNPGVTTRVTIRATNVKDALSLPRQALFQKEGKPVVYVRRGEGWEAREVQIKYLTESRAVIEGLAEGTEVALVNPDLQKGKAAGKASPLASILGGATR, encoded by the coding sequence ATGAAAACCTACTCGCATACTCCAGGACTTGAAGACAGAGCATTCGGGATGAGCGCGCGAGGAACCTTGGTTCTGAAAATCACGCTGGTGGTTCTGGCGTTGGGCATGAGTGCGGCATGCACGATGATCGCGAGCCTGACAAACTTGAAAAAGGCCGGACTTGTCATCCCGACGGTCCGGGTGGTGCGCGAGCCGGTGGAGGTGAAGGTATACACGGTCGGCGAGCTTCGGCCTGCCCTGACTGCCATGATCGTGGCCCCGCCGGTGGCCGGAGGCACCCTGCAGATCATTCACATTGTCAAAACCGGCACCCGGGTCAACGAAGGAGATGTCGTGGTCGAGTTCGACCCGAGCGAACAGGAGTACAACCTCGAGCAGGCCCAATCCCAGCTGGATGAAGCCGACCAGCAGATCAAGAAGATGAAGGCCAACCAGGCAGTCCGGGTAGCGCAGGAAGGTGTCACTCTGCTGTCCGCACAGTTCAGCGTCCGCCGGGCCGAGTTGGCGGTGAAGGGGAACGAGTTGCTGGGCGCGATCGAAGCCAAGAAAAACCTGATAAACCTCGAAGAGGCCAAACGCAGGCTCGAACAGTTGCAACGTGACGTCAAGTCGCGCGCGAGTTCGGACCAGGCGGATCTGGCTGTCCAGATGGTGGCTCGCACTAAGTCTCAGCTGGGCATGAAACTCGCCCAGCAGAACATCGATAACATGACCTTGCGCGCGCCGATCAACGGCGTCGTGGTTCTGGGGCAGAACCTGGAAGCCTTGATGTCGGCCAGCGGCGGCATTTCCATATCCTCCGCGACGGAGATTCCCGAATTCCGGGAAGGGGATCAGGCGTATCCCGGCCGCCTGATTGCGCAGATCCAGGATGCGGAGCAGATGGAGATACAGTCTAAGGTCACCGAGAACGATCGCGGCAGTCTTAATCCCGGCCAGCCCATCGAGGCCTGGGTAGATTCGCGACCGCTGAAAAACTACAGCGGCAAGATCAAATCCCTGGCCCTGTCGGCATCCTCATCCTCGTCCTCGTATCTCGATTATCTGGAAGCGCTCTCGACCCGGAGTTTCGACGCGACCTTCGAGCTCGATCCCAACGGTGAGCAGCTGAATCCGGGGGTGACCACGCGAGTGACGATCCGGGCAACAAATGTGAAGGACGCCCTCTCGCTTCCACGGCAGGCTCTGTTCCAGAAGGAAGGGAAGCCGGTCGTGTACGTCAGGCGCGGGGAGGGCTGGGAAGCACGCGAGGTCCAGATCAAATACCTCACCGAGAGCCGCGCCGTGATTGAAGGGCTCGCAGAGGGGACGGAGGTCGCTCTGGTGAATCCGGATCTGCAGAAGGGCAAAGCCGCGGGGAAAGCCAGTCCCCTGGCTTCGATTCTCGGAGGGGCGACTCGATGA
- a CDS encoding C69 family dipeptidase yields MHPERPMRRSVPIAIAFLLLISLASAPAPQVQSPDSESCTSILVGKLASADGSTMTSHSCDSGSDRTWMNIVPRQKHGAGERAKVWLEPKLTKGPDDTDRVPTGEIPQVAETYKYLNAAYPIMNEHQLAIGETTTGGKRELQSKEGIIDAPELYRLILERARTAREAIQVADELTRKYGYNDAGECFTFADPNEVWHFEILGPGRGKVGAVWAAVRIPDDQIGVSANAHRIRQLDLKNKDYYMASDNVLALAQEMGWWDPKSGHPFEFCYAYADRSSMGSRRREWRVLSLLAPSLRLDPNAENYPLSVKPDKKVSVQDVLAIFRDSYDATPFDMTRNLTVVNQQGQAVKSPVANPFMNSDWTSLFRIQRERTICSPTATYLQITQSRSWLPNPIGGLVWLGYDNPATTPHMPFYIGISQMPESFMIDGREKYRRDCAWWAFRQASKLSYIRYQVMKEDLKRVWQPIEADAFAKQKATEDEALRLYQTDPAKAGEYLTKYCHGIANKAVEDYWKVGELLWSKYNNSF; encoded by the coding sequence ATGCATCCAGAACGCCCGATGCGGCGAAGTGTTCCGATCGCCATTGCATTTCTGCTGTTGATTTCGCTGGCGTCGGCGCCGGCGCCGCAGGTGCAGAGCCCGGACTCTGAGAGTTGCACGAGCATCCTGGTCGGCAAGCTCGCGTCGGCCGATGGCTCCACGATGACCTCCCACTCTTGCGACAGCGGCAGCGACAGAACCTGGATGAATATCGTCCCCCGCCAGAAACACGGTGCGGGCGAGCGGGCCAAGGTCTGGCTGGAGCCCAAGCTGACCAAAGGTCCCGACGATACCGATCGCGTGCCCACGGGAGAGATCCCACAGGTTGCCGAAACCTACAAGTACCTCAACGCCGCCTATCCCATTATGAACGAGCATCAGCTCGCAATCGGCGAAACAACGACCGGCGGGAAGCGTGAGCTGCAAAGTAAGGAAGGGATCATTGATGCGCCGGAGCTCTACCGCCTGATCCTGGAAAGAGCCCGGACTGCACGCGAGGCCATCCAAGTCGCTGACGAGCTCACCAGAAAGTATGGCTACAACGACGCCGGGGAGTGTTTCACCTTCGCCGACCCGAACGAAGTGTGGCATTTCGAGATTCTGGGTCCCGGGAGAGGGAAAGTCGGCGCGGTATGGGCTGCAGTCCGCATCCCGGACGACCAGATCGGGGTGTCGGCCAACGCCCACAGGATCCGGCAGCTCGACCTCAAGAACAAAGACTATTACATGGCCTCGGACAACGTTCTGGCGCTGGCGCAGGAAATGGGGTGGTGGGATCCGAAAAGCGGCCACCCGTTCGAGTTCTGCTATGCCTACGCCGACAGAAGCAGCATGGGCAGCCGTCGCCGGGAGTGGCGGGTCCTGAGCTTGCTGGCCCCGTCGCTCAGGTTGGATCCCAACGCGGAGAACTACCCGCTGTCGGTGAAGCCGGACAAGAAGGTGTCGGTTCAGGATGTGCTCGCGATTTTCCGGGACAGTTACGACGCCACTCCCTTTGACATGACGCGCAATCTCACGGTCGTCAACCAACAGGGCCAGGCCGTCAAGAGCCCTGTGGCAAATCCGTTCATGAACAGCGATTGGACTTCACTGTTCCGCATCCAGCGCGAAAGAACGATCTGCTCTCCCACCGCCACTTATTTGCAGATTACGCAATCCCGCTCCTGGCTGCCCAACCCGATCGGGGGCCTGGTCTGGCTGGGGTACGACAATCCTGCGACCACGCCCCACATGCCCTTCTACATCGGAATCTCACAGATGCCGGAGTCCTTCATGATCGATGGGAGGGAGAAGTACCGGCGCGATTGTGCCTGGTGGGCTTTCCGGCAGGCAAGCAAGCTCTCCTACATCCGGTACCAGGTGATGAAGGAGGATTTGAAGAGGGTCTGGCAGCCGATCGAAGCGGATGCTTTCGCGAAACAGAAGGCGACAGAGGATGAAGCACTGCGCCTCTACCAGACCGACCCCGCCAAAGCCGGGGAGTACCTCACGAAGTATTGCCATGGAATCGCCAACAAGGCAGTGGAAGACTACTGGAAAGTCGGCGAACTGCTGTGGTCGAAATACAATAACAGCTTCTGA
- a CDS encoding cytidylate kinase-like family protein, protein MRKPSESPGASHLVERQMLLSHVREKAAPRQVEAEPAASYRFITITRDVGALGDDVASGLAKHLDWHVFDREIVDHIAVHSHVRQDLVRELDERSQSLIHDTVARLLLMAEGISFGNEEYHEALLKTLALLAARGKAIIVGRGSAYALQGEPGLHLRVFASPEVRVRRLALRWQVTPEEARRRMEKIDIERRSFRQHHFRQSVEDLRFFDAVFDTDRMSVEQIVHAVLAMLTSPEHTRHAPEPSLQETVPRPTLTPHVPEPSNAAR, encoded by the coding sequence ATGAGAAAACCAAGCGAGTCTCCTGGCGCAAGTCATCTAGTCGAACGTCAGATGTTGTTGTCCCACGTAAGAGAGAAGGCAGCTCCCAGACAGGTGGAAGCCGAACCCGCAGCTTCCTACCGCTTCATCACCATCACGCGTGATGTGGGGGCGTTGGGCGACGACGTCGCATCGGGGCTGGCGAAGCATCTCGATTGGCATGTATTCGACAGGGAAATCGTGGACCATATCGCCGTGCACAGCCATGTGCGACAGGACCTTGTGCGCGAGCTCGATGAACGGTCCCAAAGCCTGATCCACGATACGGTCGCACGTCTGCTTCTGATGGCTGAAGGGATATCGTTTGGCAACGAGGAGTATCACGAAGCCCTGCTCAAGACCCTGGCCCTTCTGGCCGCACGCGGTAAAGCCATCATCGTGGGGCGTGGCAGCGCCTATGCTTTGCAGGGAGAGCCCGGCCTGCACCTGCGCGTCTTCGCGTCGCCGGAGGTGCGCGTCCGGCGCCTGGCGCTACGGTGGCAGGTCACGCCGGAGGAAGCACGACGGCGCATGGAGAAGATCGATATCGAGCGGCGCAGTTTCCGACAACACCACTTCCGCCAGAGCGTCGAGGACCTGCGCTTTTTCGACGCGGTTTTTGACACCGACCGGATGTCGGTCGAACAGATCGTCCATGCCGTCCTCGCCATGCTGACGTCGCCTGAGCATACTCGACATGCCCCCGAGCCTTCGTTACAGGAGACCGTCCCGCGCCCGACTCTCACGCCCCACGTGCCCGAACCAAGCAATGCCGCCAGGTAA
- a CDS encoding efflux RND transporter periplasmic adaptor subunit has translation MRHTASRRASLVKRLWLGLFVLAAAATAAGIWGPWRKSKLPAVATAEVKLGDFVDYVELRGEIRVRTSTVITAPTNAGDLQILKLCRDGATIKKGDVVVEFDPSSLKRNADQFRSTLRQVEAEIQRANAQQRLREEQILTDVMSAQFGLDRARLDASAQDLNSAMDNEKNLLAVAKAEQKVREVQSRIESSRVGAQADLAGTIRRRNKAQADLEQAERNLAALTLSSPVDGIITLLPNSRARTSFMGGGTTPVFKEGDRIWSGASIAEVPELSTIQANAPVYEADRGKIAQGQPVSLRVDGVPDKEHKGRVGDISTLAKLDYSTFPTRKSFDLMVKLDEPDPRLRPGMSANFRVEVERLPNSIVIPAAAVFEKGGRNVAYVLVPKGFEERAVQVGRRGDEQVLVAGGLKPGERIALKDPTVSDEQK, from the coding sequence ATGAGACATACGGCATCCCGCAGAGCGTCCTTGGTCAAGAGACTCTGGCTCGGCCTGTTTGTGCTGGCAGCGGCAGCGACGGCAGCCGGCATCTGGGGCCCCTGGAGAAAAAGCAAGTTGCCGGCGGTTGCTACTGCTGAAGTCAAGCTCGGCGATTTTGTGGACTATGTCGAGCTTCGTGGAGAAATCAGGGTGCGGACCTCTACCGTGATCACGGCTCCCACCAACGCCGGCGATCTGCAGATTCTCAAGCTCTGCCGTGACGGGGCCACGATCAAGAAGGGAGATGTGGTCGTCGAATTCGATCCATCCAGCTTGAAGCGCAACGCCGACCAGTTCCGTTCCACTCTGAGGCAGGTGGAGGCCGAGATTCAGCGGGCCAACGCCCAGCAGCGCCTGCGCGAGGAGCAGATCCTCACCGACGTCATGAGCGCGCAATTCGGGCTCGACCGGGCGCGCCTGGATGCGAGCGCGCAGGACCTCAATTCCGCGATGGACAATGAGAAGAATCTCCTGGCGGTCGCCAAAGCGGAGCAGAAGGTGCGCGAGGTGCAGAGCCGGATCGAATCCAGCCGTGTCGGGGCCCAGGCGGACCTCGCCGGCACTATCCGGAGACGCAACAAGGCCCAGGCGGATCTCGAACAGGCCGAACGCAACCTGGCCGCGCTCACGCTCTCGTCGCCGGTGGACGGTATCATCACTCTGCTGCCCAACTCGCGCGCCCGCACCAGCTTTATGGGCGGCGGCACCACGCCGGTGTTTAAGGAAGGCGATCGCATTTGGTCCGGTGCTTCGATCGCCGAGGTGCCGGAACTTTCCACCATCCAGGCCAACGCACCCGTATATGAAGCCGATCGCGGCAAGATTGCCCAGGGGCAGCCCGTAAGTCTGCGCGTCGATGGGGTCCCGGACAAGGAGCACAAAGGCCGCGTGGGCGACATCAGCACGCTTGCCAAGCTCGACTACTCCACCTTCCCGACCCGGAAGAGTTTCGATTTGATGGTTAAGCTGGATGAGCCCGACCCCAGGCTGCGCCCGGGGATGAGCGCGAACTTCCGCGTCGAGGTCGAACGCCTGCCCAATTCCATCGTGATACCGGCCGCGGCTGTCTTTGAGAAGGGCGGCCGGAACGTAGCCTATGTGCTCGTTCCCAAAGGCTTTGAGGAGCGTGCCGTGCAGGTCGGGCGACGAGGCGACGAACAGGTCCTAGTGGCCGGCGGATTGAAGCCCGGGGAGCGCATCGCGCTCAAGGATCCGACGGTGTCCGATGAACAGAAATGA
- a CDS encoding RNA-binding protein, with amino-acid sequence MSKRLYVGNLPYTITESALQEMFSEAGQVESVKLITDRDTGRSKGFAFVEMATDEAAEHAIAEFNGRKIEGRPMTVNEAKPQQPREGRMGGGGGRRSGFGGR; translated from the coding sequence ATGTCAAAAAGGCTCTATGTGGGAAACCTGCCTTACACGATTACCGAAAGCGCTTTACAGGAAATGTTTTCCGAAGCCGGGCAGGTGGAATCCGTGAAACTGATTACAGACCGGGACACGGGCCGTTCCAAAGGTTTTGCCTTTGTAGAGATGGCTACCGACGAGGCAGCGGAGCATGCCATCGCGGAGTTCAATGGCAGAAAGATTGAGGGCCGTCCCATGACAGTCAATGAAGCAAAGCCGCAACAGCCGCGCGAGGGCCGCATGGGCGGCGGCGGAGGCAGGCGGTCTGGTTTCGGCGGGCGTTAA
- a CDS encoding efflux RND transporter periplasmic adaptor subunit: MTCAILHRLITSAHTVCRPRHDRNSSTKTLQAPRKTAPMLLLALTAGAILPWAACGRPARGVTQGSGGESSQSAIVRVERRNFRRTVRLHGAVGAVQSYGVLAPRLTGQMASTMVITRIVRNGARVRAGDILVEFDPQTQTRNILDRQADYDNLIQQIKKRQADEATARAADDTELKGAEVDLQSARVEMRKNDFIPGFQAEINKQNLAEAEAKLKQLKDTFALKREAAAADLRILEIQRDRAQKAVTYAQNNMEKMSIKSPLDGLVVLSPIYKGTRMVDPQEGDEVRPGGGIMLVVNPSAMQVLARLNQVDVSQVHLDQPAEIRLDAYPSLVFPGKVERISAIGTSSSYSKRIRYFAAVISIKGSNPKLLPDLTAAVDVQLEALDNVLCLPRESVVMQEGRAMVNVLVNGRPEPRAVKLGSMNDCEVVIESGLEEGLTVMRNPHIAAGAGKLPE; the protein is encoded by the coding sequence GTGACCTGCGCAATCTTGCATCGACTCATCACATCTGCCCATACCGTGTGCCGTCCCCGGCACGACCGGAACTCGTCGACCAAAACCCTGCAGGCTCCGCGCAAAACGGCGCCTATGCTGCTTCTCGCATTGACTGCCGGCGCGATCCTGCCTTGGGCGGCCTGCGGCCGCCCGGCGCGGGGAGTGACGCAGGGCTCGGGCGGGGAAAGCAGCCAGTCTGCCATTGTGAGAGTTGAAAGGCGCAATTTCCGGCGCACTGTCCGCCTTCACGGGGCCGTGGGCGCAGTCCAATCGTACGGGGTGCTCGCTCCTCGTCTCACCGGGCAGATGGCAAGCACGATGGTCATCACCAGGATCGTGCGCAACGGCGCGCGGGTCCGTGCCGGCGACATCCTGGTGGAGTTCGATCCCCAGACCCAGACGAGAAATATCCTGGACCGGCAGGCCGATTACGACAATCTCATCCAGCAGATCAAGAAGAGACAGGCGGATGAGGCCACCGCGCGCGCCGCGGACGATACCGAGCTCAAAGGCGCGGAGGTGGATCTCCAGTCGGCGCGGGTGGAGATGCGCAAGAACGATTTTATCCCGGGTTTTCAGGCTGAGATCAACAAGCAGAACCTTGCGGAAGCCGAGGCGAAACTCAAGCAGCTCAAGGATACTTTCGCCCTGAAGCGTGAGGCGGCGGCCGCGGATTTGCGCATCCTCGAAATCCAGCGTGACCGTGCGCAGAAGGCCGTGACGTATGCTCAGAACAACATGGAAAAGATGAGCATCAAGTCGCCGCTGGACGGGCTGGTGGTCCTGAGTCCGATCTACAAGGGCACGCGCATGGTGGATCCGCAGGAAGGGGACGAAGTGCGGCCTGGCGGGGGCATCATGCTGGTGGTGAATCCGTCGGCCATGCAGGTCCTTGCCCGCCTGAATCAGGTGGATGTCTCCCAGGTGCACCTCGACCAGCCCGCCGAGATTCGTCTTGACGCCTATCCGAGCCTTGTCTTTCCCGGCAAGGTGGAGCGGATCAGCGCGATCGGCACATCCAGCTCCTATTCGAAGCGGATCCGGTATTTCGCAGCCGTGATCTCGATCAAGGGGAGCAACCCCAAACTGCTTCCCGATCTGACCGCGGCCGTCGACGTGCAATTGGAGGCTCTGGACAACGTGCTGTGTCTTCCTCGAGAGTCGGTCGTCATGCAGGAAGGCCGGGCCATGGTCAACGTCCTGGTGAACGGCCGGCCTGAGCCGCGCGCAGTCAAGCTCGGCTCGATGAACGATTGCGAAGTGGTGATTGAATCGGGACTTGAGGAGGGACTGACGGTTATGCGTAATCCGCACATCGCGGCCGGCGCGGGCAAGCTGCCGGAGTAG